The Xenopus laevis strain J_2021 chromosome 7S, Xenopus_laevis_v10.1, whole genome shotgun sequence genome includes a window with the following:
- the tmem254l.S gene encoding transmembrane protein 254, whose translation MRCHGSTTAFICKAGNSSPAMASTSGAAYFKRTSLFWMAVIGLSMGFFAWTVFWPTTVPYKFLGPLGSFAEYTVKSHPTLMYYGFWGAWIVHFLEAVYSAWLCRSKGITDTSVQILWVLQTFLFGISSLSLILAYNPGSTKKTR comes from the exons ATGAGGTGTCACGGTTCAACTACTGCTTTCATTTGTAAAGCAGGCAATTCATCTCCAGCCATGGCATCGACTTCTGGTGCTGCCTATTTTAAGAGGACAAGCCTGTTCTGGATGGCTGTCATTGGTCTGTCCATGGGATTCTTTGCA TGGACAGTTTTCTGGCCTACAACCGTTCCTTATAAGTTCTTGGGACCATTAGGATCCTTTGCTGAGTACACAGTGAAAAGTCACCCCACACTCATGTATTATGG GTTTTGGGGAGCGTGGATAGTGCACTTTCTGGAGGCTGTATACAGTGCCTGGCTTTGCAG ATCAAAAGGAATTACAGACACCAGTGTGCAAATCCTTTGGGTCCTACAGACATTTCTCTTTGGAATATCATCTCTCTCGCTGATTCTTGCATACAACCCTGGTTCAACAAAAAAAACGAGATAG